From a single Plasmodium vivax scf_7150 genomic scaffold, whole genome shotgun sequence genomic region:
- a CDS encoding Pv-fam-c protein (encoded by transcript PVX_108260A), with protein MDPANPHTIQISLDVFYDNRPLKKKLPTDIRNLEIIKNIEFVKILNHSLKQDKNAIVSWVNRYEDMLKKFLNKKKNKIKEEDLSFYCKSINYLIDIIAQRIRMFDGIEQVEWENNIQQISKRVLRNNHWLNCERNLDNYENRYVYVKKMMYDLCEDIDYIMNNETILNHKHCPIFIKRIEYRKDTLMKIYKSFIDRKYFLLDNGCTISNIINKFENLECMPKAKPTEAMSDNGDTMLTETETPVQESQGDEISSDVMQAQDVEDLESLSLQLNINENSHTEPRLDTTYAAASLAGISLFGTILYKVKYHYIKEILCTSFIFHTLMNNFEYLQTGIPNGEYQLGYGSVTDY; from the exons ATGGACCCTGCAAATCCTCACACCATACAGATAAGTCTTGACGTg TTTTATGATAACAGgcccttaaaaaaaaaacttcctaCTGATATACGTAATctagaaataataaaaaatatcgaatttgttaaaattttaaaccaTTCTTTAAAACAAGATAAAAATGCTATTGTCTCATGGGTGAATCGATATGAAGATATGTTGAAGAAGttcttaaataaaaaaaaaaataaaataaaagaagaggatctttctttttattgCAAAAGTATAAATTATCTTATAGACATCATAGCACAAAGAATTAGAATGTTCGATGGAATTGAACAAGTAGAATGGGAAAATAACATTCAGCAAATCAGCAAAAGAGTATTAAGAAATAATCATTGGTTAAATTGTGAAAGAAACCTCGATAATTATGAAAACCGTTACGTCTATGTTAAGAAGATGATGTATGATTTATGTGAAGATATtgattatataatgaataatgAAACAATTCTTAATCATAAGCATTGTcctatatttattaaacGCATAGAATATAGAAAGGATacattaatgaaaatatataaatcatttatTGATCgcaaatattttcttttagaCAATGGTTGTACAATTTCCAATATAAtcaacaaatttgaaaatctAGAATGTATGCCTAAAGCTAAACCAACGGAAGCTATGTCAGATAATGGAGATACAATGTTAACTGAAACTGAGACACCTGTACAGGAGTCGCAAGGAGATGAAATAAGCAGCGATGTAATGCAAGCACAAGATGTAGAAGATCTTGAATCATTATCACTtcaattaaatataaatgagaACAGCCATACAGAACCTAGGCTAGATACTACCTATGCTGCTGCTTCGCTTGCAGGAATTTCCCTATTTGGTAccatattatataaggtaaAATATCATTACATAAAGGAAATATTATGCACaagttttatattt